In the Octopus bimaculoides isolate UCB-OBI-ISO-001 chromosome 18, ASM119413v2, whole genome shotgun sequence genome, one interval contains:
- the LOC128249899 gene encoding uncharacterized protein LOC128249899 isoform X4, whose protein sequence is MFMRQYPTSSLTLRKLLGMKVFIFISLLIVGADGASTCTVKANAYCPQAKMSFNEMVLAEDFCKIYWSYEPCLDMIDDYCAGYFDYYFRNRCPLSEKNSGNQNELSEKNSGNQNEVILVNVLITASLITLIQCM, encoded by the exons ATGTTTATGAGACAATATCCTACAAGCAGCTTGACATTAAGGAAACTGCTCGGAATGAAGGTTTTCATCTTTATTTCGCTTCTTATTGTTG gTGCTGATGGAGCATCGACGTGCACTGTAAAAGCAAATGCTTATTGCCCGCAGGCGAAgatgtcttttaatgaaatgGTACTAGCGGAAGACTTCTGCAA GATTTACTGGAGCTATGAACCATGTTTAGACATGATCGACGATTACTGTGCTGGATATTTTGATTACTACTTCAGGAACAGGTGTCcg TTATCTGAAAAGAATTCTGGCAACCAAAATGAA TTATCTGAAAAGAATTCTGGCAACCAAAATGAA GTGATATTGGTAAATGTGTTGATTACTGCAAGTTTAATTACGTTAATtcagtgtatgtaa
- the LOC128249899 gene encoding uncharacterized protein LOC128249899 isoform X3, with the protein MFMRQYPTSSLTLRKLLGMKVFIFISLLIVGADGASTCTVKANAYCPQAKMSFNEMVLAEDFCKIYWSYEPCLDMIDDYCAGYFDYYFRNRCPLSEKNSGNQNEKLSEKNSGNQNEVILVNVLITASLITLIQCM; encoded by the exons ATGTTTATGAGACAATATCCTACAAGCAGCTTGACATTAAGGAAACTGCTCGGAATGAAGGTTTTCATCTTTATTTCGCTTCTTATTGTTG gTGCTGATGGAGCATCGACGTGCACTGTAAAAGCAAATGCTTATTGCCCGCAGGCGAAgatgtcttttaatgaaatgGTACTAGCGGAAGACTTCTGCAA GATTTACTGGAGCTATGAACCATGTTTAGACATGATCGACGATTACTGTGCTGGATATTTTGATTACTACTTCAGGAACAGGTGTCcg TTATCTGAAAAGAATTCTGGCAACCAAAATGAA AAGTTATCTGAAAAGAATTCTGGCAACCAAAATGAA GTGATATTGGTAAATGTGTTGATTACTGCAAGTTTAATTACGTTAATtcagtgtatgtaa
- the LOC128249899 gene encoding uncharacterized protein LOC128249899 isoform X2: MFMRQYPTSSLTLRKLLGMKVFIFISLLIVGADGASTCTVKANAYCPQAKMSFNEMVLAEDFCKIYWSYEPCLDMIDDYCAGYFDYYFRNRCPKLSEKNSGNQNELSEKNSGNQNEVILVNVLITASLITLIQCM, encoded by the exons ATGTTTATGAGACAATATCCTACAAGCAGCTTGACATTAAGGAAACTGCTCGGAATGAAGGTTTTCATCTTTATTTCGCTTCTTATTGTTG gTGCTGATGGAGCATCGACGTGCACTGTAAAAGCAAATGCTTATTGCCCGCAGGCGAAgatgtcttttaatgaaatgGTACTAGCGGAAGACTTCTGCAA GATTTACTGGAGCTATGAACCATGTTTAGACATGATCGACGATTACTGTGCTGGATATTTTGATTACTACTTCAGGAACAGGTGTCcg AAGTTATCTGAAAAGAATTCTGGCAACCAAAATGAA TTATCTGAAAAGAATTCTGGCAACCAAAATGAA GTGATATTGGTAAATGTGTTGATTACTGCAAGTTTAATTACGTTAATtcagtgtatgtaa
- the LOC128249899 gene encoding uncharacterized protein LOC128249899 isoform X5, whose protein sequence is MFMRQYPTSSLTLRKLLGMKVFIFISLLIVGADGASTCTVKANAYCPQAKMSFNEMVLAEDFCKIYWSYEPCLDMIDDYCAGYFDYYFRNRCPKLSEKNSGNQNEVILVNVLITASLITLIQCM, encoded by the exons ATGTTTATGAGACAATATCCTACAAGCAGCTTGACATTAAGGAAACTGCTCGGAATGAAGGTTTTCATCTTTATTTCGCTTCTTATTGTTG gTGCTGATGGAGCATCGACGTGCACTGTAAAAGCAAATGCTTATTGCCCGCAGGCGAAgatgtcttttaatgaaatgGTACTAGCGGAAGACTTCTGCAA GATTTACTGGAGCTATGAACCATGTTTAGACATGATCGACGATTACTGTGCTGGATATTTTGATTACTACTTCAGGAACAGGTGTCcg AAGTTATCTGAAAAGAATTCTGGCAACCAAAATGAA GTGATATTGGTAAATGTGTTGATTACTGCAAGTTTAATTACGTTAATtcagtgtatgtaa
- the LOC128249899 gene encoding uncharacterized protein LOC128249899 isoform X1, whose amino-acid sequence MFMRQYPTSSLTLRKLLGMKVFIFISLLIVGADGASTCTVKANAYCPQAKMSFNEMVLAEDFCKIYWSYEPCLDMIDDYCAGYFDYYFRNRCPKLSEKNSGNQNEKLSEKNSGNQNEVILVNVLITASLITLIQCM is encoded by the exons ATGTTTATGAGACAATATCCTACAAGCAGCTTGACATTAAGGAAACTGCTCGGAATGAAGGTTTTCATCTTTATTTCGCTTCTTATTGTTG gTGCTGATGGAGCATCGACGTGCACTGTAAAAGCAAATGCTTATTGCCCGCAGGCGAAgatgtcttttaatgaaatgGTACTAGCGGAAGACTTCTGCAA GATTTACTGGAGCTATGAACCATGTTTAGACATGATCGACGATTACTGTGCTGGATATTTTGATTACTACTTCAGGAACAGGTGTCcg AAGTTATCTGAAAAGAATTCTGGCAACCAAAATGAA AAGTTATCTGAAAAGAATTCTGGCAACCAAAATGAA GTGATATTGGTAAATGTGTTGATTACTGCAAGTTTAATTACGTTAATtcagtgtatgtaa
- the LOC128249899 gene encoding uncharacterized protein LOC128249899 isoform X6 — translation MSFNEMVLAEDFCKIYWSYEPCLDMIDDYCAGYFDYYFRNRCPKLSEKNSGNQNEKLSEKNSGNQNEVILVNVLITASLITLIQCM, via the exons atgtcttttaatgaaatgGTACTAGCGGAAGACTTCTGCAA GATTTACTGGAGCTATGAACCATGTTTAGACATGATCGACGATTACTGTGCTGGATATTTTGATTACTACTTCAGGAACAGGTGTCcg AAGTTATCTGAAAAGAATTCTGGCAACCAAAATGAA AAGTTATCTGAAAAGAATTCTGGCAACCAAAATGAA GTGATATTGGTAAATGTGTTGATTACTGCAAGTTTAATTACGTTAATtcagtgtatgtaa
- the LOC128249910 gene encoding uncharacterized protein LOC128249910, which produces MKVFMFMSLLVVGVDLAKLCSKEANAPCKEAKMSFNDMFLSDNFCNLYPRYRPCLKRTRETCAGYFVYFYHHRCPVHVTTSHSESDYHRNEVTLINQLIIASLITLCKHI; this is translated from the exons ATGAAGGTTTTCATGTTCATGTCGCTTCTTGTGGTTG gtGTTGATCTGGCCAAGCTTTGCAGTAAAGAAGCAAACGCACCTTGCAAAGAGGCGAAAATGTCTTTTAATGACATGTTCTTATCGGACAACTTCTGCAA TTTGTACCCGAGGTATAGACCATGCTTGAAGAGGACAAGGGAGACATGCGCTGGGTATTTTGTGTACTTCTACCATCACAGGTGTCcg gtTCATGTTACAACTAGTCATAGCGAAAGCGATTACCACCGAAATGAG gTGACATTGATAAATCAGCTGATTATTGCAAGTCTAATTAcattatgtaagcatatatag